From a single Lactococcus allomyrinae genomic region:
- a CDS encoding helix-turn-helix domain-containing protein, whose product MNIEYLGDKLKAARKSKNLTQKSLAERVGVKTRTVASYEQGSAYPSLEIFGKLCDTLNISADYLLGISDKMPLEMGGLTDEQMQLFFQLISIVEQFNNHNESKK is encoded by the coding sequence ATGAATATTGAGTATTTAGGTGATAAGTTAAAAGCAGCTAGGAAAAGCAAAAATTTAACTCAAAAGAGTCTTGCCGAAAGGGTGGGAGTGAAGACAAGAACAGTTGCATCATATGAACAGGGGAGTGCCTATCCATCTCTAGAAATCTTTGGAAAGTTATGTGATACACTGAATATATCTGCAGATTATCTTTTAGGGATATCTGATAAGATGCCATTAGAGATGGGGGGATTGACAGATGAACAAATGCAGTTGTTTTTTCAACTCATCTCTATCGTGGAGCAATTCAATAATCATAATGAATCGAAAAAATAA
- a CDS encoding restriction endonuclease PLD domain-containing protein, which produces MLYYTGLEDIIFSKHELLSAPPDELIIISGYLGPAPVERLSELPNIKITVIGGMYSSGIDARLLNSLNNSKNNNSSLTIKYARQEIHSKIYIWKKNGKILSALIGSANFSSKGLRTDYRESLADATRDTFNPLNIYFNFINEHSEEEPIINKKQEIIEFTQDNHKVTDVAATMLNKKFSFEIPLYSSTKEKGKFVPLASGLNWGRARLTSNAHVAKGDAYIRLPKSILKQEQQLIKPFDSGFTTPEGERKRNSDPIELIWDDGTTMEASLEGVQKFNGRTYPKQLASYTSKRPFQNGKPISKKSILGRYIRKRLGVNIDDEITMKTLELYGRDTITLSLIEEGVYYADFSV; this is translated from the coding sequence ATGCTTTATTACACAGGACTAGAGGATATTATATTCTCTAAACATGAACTGTTATCTGCCCCCCCTGATGAACTCATAATTATAAGTGGATATTTAGGGCCCGCTCCAGTTGAGCGATTATCTGAGTTACCAAATATAAAAATTACAGTTATAGGTGGAATGTACTCTTCAGGGATAGACGCAAGACTATTAAACTCGTTGAATAATAGTAAAAATAATAATTCAAGCTTAACTATTAAGTATGCACGACAAGAAATTCATTCCAAAATTTATATTTGGAAAAAAAATGGTAAAATTCTTTCTGCATTAATCGGTTCAGCTAATTTTTCTTCAAAGGGACTTCGTACAGATTATCGTGAATCACTAGCAGATGCAACGAGAGATACGTTCAATCCACTAAATATTTATTTTAATTTTATAAACGAACATTCTGAAGAAGAACCTATTATAAATAAAAAACAGGAAATAATTGAGTTTACTCAAGATAACCATAAAGTTACAGATGTGGCAGCGACAATGTTAAACAAAAAATTTAGTTTTGAGATCCCCCTGTATTCATCTACTAAAGAAAAAGGAAAGTTTGTTCCTCTAGCTAGTGGACTAAATTGGGGAAGAGCACGTTTAACAAGTAACGCACATGTTGCTAAGGGGGATGCATATATTCGTCTTCCTAAAAGCATACTAAAGCAAGAACAACAATTAATAAAACCATTTGATTCAGGTTTTACTACTCCAGAAGGAGAAAGAAAACGAAATTCAGATCCAATTGAACTTATTTGGGATGACGGTACAACTATGGAAGCTTCATTAGAAGGTGTTCAGAAGTTTAATGGTAGGACCTATCCTAAGCAACTCGCTTCATATACGAGTAAACGACCATTTCAAAATGGTAAACCAATATCTAAAAAAAGTATTTTAGGACGATATATTCGTAAGAGATTAGGGGTAAATATAGATGATGAAATCACCATGAAAACCCTTG